cgtctccgaaaacgtcagagcacttttgcaaatatgcgatgtcttgataaactgagcagatatttgaagtttacagacccacattctcgcctgaaaatatgttaaacatttattttgtgacccagagtaataagagtaatattaaaaacttAGTGGCCGCCATTGTTTTataactggaattggctgggccgcgctatgaattctgggatatgatgggccacgaaggatacacctgacccatcctttaaattcagggaaaaggaggacgcatttgtcggttGCATTCGGAGGAGTGTACGactttggacagccttcgtcgcgtcgctgtgatgtaatcggcctacaaatgcagcccatgaatttggacacgactgATAACTGTGGGACAAGTCGACATAGGATTTTTAAATTGATACAATAGTTGTGTACTAGGAGTCTGAGCGTTATCACTGGCAGTTGCTAGTATTTGTAGTCTAGCAGGTGACAGATAATATCAGAATCTAATCTGATTAATTCATAATTTAGCTTCTATATTTTGTGAGATcataaaaacatcaaattatTAAACAATGCTATTACACTAAACTGACAAATAGATGACAGTAAAACCTTTTGGTATATGACGTCAAAGACAGTGGACACTTGCATATTTAATcagcttttcttcagttttatcATGACTTGTGCTGACATGTTTTTGTGTGGCACCCCCGCCTAACAATATTGCGTGATCCTGGGATGTTATTCCATTTTACATGCTGAAAGGTGGCATTGTCTGTTTTACTGTAGGGTGCGTATGTGTCGTAAAATATCGGTTTATCTGTTTTCAGgtgaaaagaaactgaaattgtgGTCACGCTTTCATTTGCATTTAATCTGCAGATCAGCACACAGCACTACTTTCCTTAACACCTCCCTCCCCCAATATCAGTAAAGCGTGCTGGTGTCCAGAGTTAATGAGAAAAGTACAACTTTGTGAAGTACCATGATCTTGGTTGTTCATAACAGTGCTAAACAGTTTATCAGAAGTCGTCTGCTTCAGAGATAAAAAAATTTTTGATTTTGATATGCTAAATTCAAATCATGTacagttgttatttttttttaaattttcaccaATTTGCTGCTTAGATGAGTTTTACTTATAAATTGTAAGCTTATGTCTTCTCATCTGTTTATAGTTTTATATATTAATACAGTTATGTCCATAATTTGTTGAGTTAAGACTCAGTTTTTGTAGTTTTCTCTGTACACCATCACAGTGGATTTGAACTCAAAcagtgattgaagtgcagactttctggGGTTCCAGAAAActgcattaactgtttaggaattgTTGCAATTTTTATACATAGTTTGTGGATGTTTCCGCAACAAAACCAAATTATTTATCGCTGTAAAGCCCGAACCATTAAGTACTTGCCAGAATATTCAATCGTTTTGAAACTGGAGTCTTTATTGATTCTTCTGAGAATTTAAAACAAAGCTGAATAAAAATGTGCATTATGAGTTTTAATTTGGATATTTTTTTACTACACCTGGCATTTTCCGATCCCTGTAGGATTATCCATCACACTGATGATGTGTGATGGATAAAGAGATACGAAAGAATTCAAATGTGATGCACTCTGCATTACAGGGTTAAGAGTGAAGGGGATCAATaaaagaaagtatttacttaGTACTAAGTTTACATGCATTTCGCTGGTACAATTTCCATTATTTACAGTACTTTATACAGCATATTgtgaaagaaaactaaaaaaattaCTTGTGAGATATTTTATAtctaatattttaatatgcTTTAAGAAAACATGTAACTTTACTGTGTGGCATTAGATTTCCTGCTACTAGAAAGGTCAAATCTAAGGTCAGAGTGGAAGTTGAAGGGTCAAATTTCAATGTCACATTTGAAATCTGTATAAGAGCCCAACTTCATCAACTTTAGATGAATAGTTTAAGAATAATAATTTGGTCTAAGAGGCAAGCTGGTAACATATCATTTAAAACTGGAGCCAACCAATGTACAGCATCATTTTCAGTTCCAGTGACTAAAAATTAGTGAACATTGGCAATTGTTTCAGAATCATTTTGGCTTTACATCAGTATGATTGAAAATCTAAAAACCAGCTgaattgctgctgttgttgaaagtgtattagttgttgttttaatatcTCAGGGAAGCgctgttctttaaaaaacaaaaccaaaaaaaccaccAGTTTTGCAGTGCACATCAGACAAAAtgtatgttgtttttcttttcccacgGTTTATACCTTCAGTGTGGTTTGCACCTGGGGGAGGTAATTTTGCTCTCCACAATACTGCTCTTACATGTCAGAGCTGGGAAAATTTGTTGGGTCACTTCCAGGGTTAATGAAAACATCAGCTCTCCGGGCAGTGACTGAAATGTCTCCTTGATTCGTCGTTGCACTTGAACTTGCATGGAGTATTACTTCTTCTTCCCCCTGATAATGTTTGTAGATGACTGTTGTTACGTCTCCTCTGCAGGTGATGTACCTGTTTCTGCACACAGTGAAGGGCACTCCCTTTGAAACACCAGACCAAGGCAAAGCCCGTCTGCTCACACACTGGGAACAGATGGATTACGGCGTCCAGTTCACATCTTCACGCAAATTTCTTACCATCTCACCAATTGTTCTGTAAGTACATACACTGTTCACAACAGAACGTCACAGATAGCTTACAGTTTCACTTTCATTAGGAtgagtaatttaacatgtaAAGGTTGCATAACTGCTGTATGTTATTTGACAACAATTTAGGCTTTTAACCGCTTTTTAAAGGATTTGTTAACAGTGATCAGCcgacagaaacagaaatatcAGCCCAAATAGCGACTGGCTACCCCAAGAATTACCCGTTGCCCTTATCAGTGGATAGAAAGTTAAACTTTGCTATGTTCTTTAGCCAACATGAGTCCtacatgtgtttgtgtaaagtaattaaattaaaaagtagtctgcttttataataaataaaagatttgGCAGTTTAATAGTTCTCCaaagagtaaaagtaaaaaagtacacCAGTTTCAATATAATTTTGACTGCAGCTGAGCAAATTAGTAAGCCAGCAGGGATGGTAGTGAAAGCAAGTGAAAGCAAACAAATCTGTCAACTCACTGTTAAATCCcctgttttattctgtgactgtttttttttgtttttgttttttttccttttggatTTCAAAACCCTAGTTAGGGACGCTCGGGAAAAGCAATTTGCATGTATTCATTCATGCTAACCACCGCTACTGAGGTTCAGTGAAACTAAGAGGAAAAGGTCTGAGGTGATAGACGTAGGTCGGtgattcccaaagtgtgggcTGTGAAGGCATGGACGATGGGGCATGAGAGGTCATTTAtaataaatgcagttttttttaaaacatatatattaaatatatatatatatatatattatatgatTTTTATAGTAGAGGTTAAACTTGTATGATCCCCTTTTATAGGTTGAATCCAATGATAATTCTTTTGGCTTTGGTTCCAGAAGTTTGttagaatttttttctttttgtttttagatttgtaattttgtttaaaattgtTGTGATGAATATGAGTTTCTGGGATTGAGGTTGGCCAAAAACTGAAAAGCTAAGGCCAAATATTCTCAGCCTGAACTTTCTGTGTGTCATGTACTTTTGTTTTAtcatgtatttgtgtgtgtgttataatCCTGAAGAATTCATGCTGatgctttctttctctcactctctttcttTACAGATATATTCTTGCAAGTTTCTACACAAAATACGATCCTACGCATTTCCTCATCAACACGTGCTCGCTCCTTAGCGTCCTCCTCCCAAAGCTGCCTCAGTTTCATGGAGTACGGATATTTGGGATCAACAAGTACTGACAGAACACTGGATTTTAAACTTCAACACTGGACTGTTTCAATTTTAGAggctgcaaaagaagaaaatctgtTTAAATGGTCTGAACATGTACACATTGTTTGGAGTATTACATGAAAGTTGCTTGCAGCCTGGTGAAAGTAAATGCACTGCTGCTGTTTAATCAAAGTAAACGATGACATTCCCGATGTAAAGGCCAGACATGTTTGCTCTTGTCTTGGAGAAAGAGCATATTTATAACTGCACTGCTTTCACGTGTAGCTTTTCTACAGATGTTGGTTGTTGTCATGAATGTAAATGAATATTTTTGATTCATGTTGCAAATGGCACttgaaagttttctttttcttaatttaCTATGAAGGATTAACATGCAGCATGCATTTACAtgcccataataataataaacattttgcCATGATAAACATAATCATGTAATGTTTGATTCAACAGCAGGGTTATCTTTATTTCACAGAATCTAGTGGGAAAAGTGCAAAATCCCATTGTACAGAGGTGTGCAGGAATCAAATCCTGCCAAAATCTCTATTATAAATGATCAATTGTAGGTCAGTGTACAAGCTCCGGGGAAATCCAGACACTTTACATGAAGCAGCCATGTGGGGGCCATCACAGAGATTGCAATATACTCGTATATCCAAGGGATTCTCCCCCTTCCACATGCACCGTGGtcgcgtttgcattgcagcgaGGTTTCCCTGTTTGTGACGTTCTTTGgggaagttaaaaaagaaaaaagagcgaCGTGTGAATGTGATTACACTGCCAAACAGTGCCTGggaaacacatgcaaataacGCCAGCTGTTTCAAACAAGTTGTGTAATCGAGTGTAATCATTTGCAAAAGTGGTATTTGGGTTGTTCCCTGTCTCCAAATGTTGTGAGGGCAGACGTATAATGTAAAGAAGCCAGAGATGGAATGCACAGGGCAGTTGGgtttaaatgtcaaaatgtcCCCAATACATCAGAAATGGCTCACTGAAACTAGAGAGTGGGAGAGAAAGAATGAATACAATGTTTTAGCTCTAACGTATACTTAAAGCTGCCTGattgaagataacactgtgtgGCTTTAACAGCAAGTTAGGTCCACTGCAGTTTTTCCCTGTTCTGTTTCCACTTTCAGTTTATTGTGAACTTAGTAAAACCTTGAAGATACGTACCGTATATTTAAAGGCTTGACTCAACATTGCATATGTAATGCGAGTGTTTGCCAGTCATGACTGGATTACATAGAAGGTTGTGTGGCACGATATGTCGGAAGTAATGCGAAGATATGAGAAATGTCGCACATTCTTACTTTACAGCTGAGTGGTGGTTTCTTTGAAGTTAAGGTCATATTTTAACAGATTTAAAGATGCCCCTTTAAATGCGAACACCAGCGAAAATCATTTGAAAGATGCGTGTTTCAAACTGAAAATactgttttgcttgttttgtttctagATAAGTGAGGAACAACAGAAGATATCGTGTCTAAAGTACATTTGAATCTGCATACTGGACAAATGAATCACTcgacagaaacaacaaaaacagtttcTGCAAATGCTGTTTGATTCAAATCACTCCATTGTTGTCTGCAAAGTGGGTTTGCTGCTATGACAGGAGTTACCAAAAGAAGCATCAATGATTTACAGATAGAATctacttatccaattcagggtgaCTGAGGGGCTGGAGCTCATTCCAGCTATCCACAGAGCAAAATATGCTACAACCTGGGCAGGTCACCAGCCTGCTGCGGGGCTAACAGCAGGCAGGTTAACTAGTGTTAACCCAACACCactacatgtctttggactgtgggaggaagctggagtgcgGGGACAACATGCAAACTCTACACAGAAAAGCCCTGCCAGGTGCAATCCACCacctgattttattttcaaaaaaaatgaTCCGATCTTTAGTAAATCAGTTGTTAAACCTGTTGAAATGTGACCTAGTTGTCAAAAAGAAGCAGGACAGAATTGGGCTCCGACATCAAATTGGGGGAAAAGAagtattttattaaaacaagcAGGTCCTCTTAAAAGATTCCCATGCTAATTTCATTCACCGAAGTCATGGCATTTTGACCAGACCACCAAACAAACCTGGCACCAACACAGCACCACAAAACTGCTGTGACCAAATTCAAACCGAAATGTGGGTTGCTTCCTAAAAGGCATCAAGGTAGAACTGGCTCTGTACCAGGACGGGGATAGAGCTGGTAGAAAGGCCACCTACTAAACAAAAGTGAATAGAAGTAAACCAAGAAAGACAGTAGCACAACCTAAATAATCAAGAATTATAATCCACACTCACACCATATAACCGAATGCTTACATTatgcctgcttttttttttttttttttaaaaaggccgCTTTATTCCCCTGCGAGTGACCCCAAATCCTTGTAACATCTAGTCACTGCTAGAtgactaaaattcaaattttacatTCACAGGTATCTGGCATTAGGGAATACACAATTTTCCCTTCTAGAGGCCTGTTTGACCGGGGGCTTTACCTACATATGGTAATATGTCATTAATGATGACACGTCATGTGTTGGTGTGATGGAAGGATTGTTCAAGCGCAAcacaacaaaatgttttatatgataAGTAAGTATTGTTATTGCATTACTCATTTTCATCCAGCCCGAACTTGGCCCCTCGAAATCTTCCTCCCACTGATGCCAGATGCTGCTAATAAGAGTTCATTGCATCCTTGAACTTGTCTCTCTGATACTACAGAGTCTTTACTTAAAATAAAGGTGCTTGAAATGACAATTGTGTCAACCGGCactaaacaagaaaaataacTTCTTTTCTTTGCATCAAAGGCATATGATAAAACCATGCTGACATTTACaaaacttatatatatatatatatatatctttattCAAATTACTTGGGGACACTTCTACTGAtggtttttgtttaaaataaatgaaataagtcaaatttaaaaaatgacatctCTTTCTCTTCCCAAGCAGGAAACTAGAGTAATAACTGGTAATAGTGATCTACAAGCATAATCTCATTACATTCCACAGCAGAAAATCCAATTAGAGCCAAAGGCTGTAAACAAAATATGTTTAGAAAACTGAAAACTTATCTGGGCCACAACTGGGCACAAAGAAACCTGCAAGTCTCAGCTTTCACTGTCTTTAAACCTCTCAACAGAAATCTTAATTCCCTGAAATAAAGAAGTATTACACATTCTTTGACAGTACTTTGTTTACTTTGCCTGTGGTGATACAAAATGGCTCTTTATCCTGGAATTCAGGGATGCCGCTAATCCCGTCTCCAAAGAAGCCATTTAAAAGTCAGTCTGGACGGCCCTGGAGAGCTGGTCTCCCATCACCTTTCTGAAAGGCAGTAataagtgtttttgtttccaacACTGCGCCGTCTCACTCTGGTTTCATCACAGGTACAATATCGTCGTCATCTTCGTCGTCTGTATCAAAGAGTTCATCCTCAAAGAAAGATCCTCCAAAACCGTATTCCTGAGCATGGACGGACACCTCGTTAGGCATCAAGTGTGGGGAGCCTTCGACAAAATCAGCAAACCTGTGGGTAAGCATGACGACATCGTGGACCAAAACTGAACCAAAGCATGCTGCAATACTTAGTCTTTGTTATacatgtctctctctcacacacacacacacacacacacgcacacgcacgctaGTTATCCCTTATTAATGTCAACCTCCTGTTTCTGACCTGTTGCCAATTAACCTAATTAGTTGCCAAATCCTAAAGTACcacttacttttccagccttttttTGCCCCATCTCAACTTTCTTGAGACATGCATTTTATTTCACGAAATACTGAAATGTCCCagacattaaaatgtttaaatacttGATTTTTTCATGCTCTGTAAATACAATAATGGTTTATAATGACTGCATTCAGatctttattcatttatttatttacattttacacaggaCAGGCTACCAATGTACCTTGTATTTAAACCCTTGACTCAAAATTGCAAATGTA
This region of Maylandia zebra isolate NMK-2024a linkage group LG20, Mzebra_GT3a, whole genome shotgun sequence genomic DNA includes:
- the ormdl2 gene encoding ORM1-like protein 2; its protein translation is MNVGVAHSEVNPNTRVMNSRGIWLTYLLLTVVLHIVLLSIPFFTVPLVWTLTNVIHNLVMYLFLHTVKGTPFETPDQGKARLLTHWEQMDYGVQFTSSRKFLTISPIVLYILASFYTKYDPTHFLINTCSLLSVLLPKLPQFHGVRIFGINKY